Proteins from a genomic interval of Heteronotia binoei isolate CCM8104 ecotype False Entrance Well chromosome 7, APGP_CSIRO_Hbin_v1, whole genome shotgun sequence:
- the LOC132574873 gene encoding mas-related G-protein coupled receptor member H-like: MANFSKTSVSSVNYGPQCDATYNNTLSSSHNISNSGPDENSSSDFIFMLYSCIFMLYICIIGLVGNGIVICLLGFRIKRSPFTIYILNLAVADFGVLLILNLSVILILTNTGSEHGFTAVSWFVLFMYTASQLLLTAISIDRCASVLFPIWYRRHRPPHVSTKVCGLLWVLSFLTPSSGKMFNHFGAYWTFYSTFIAGSAVFFPLIIISAMILLFKVYCMSQQPQRGRVLTIVLITLLFYLIFAFPTNAIYTLNYFADGKHVHLEIYGDLCACLNSCVNPLIYFLVGRKEMGQQRQSLKVLLQRAFQEEEEQTEQQEQGNTTQTSV; the protein is encoded by the coding sequence ATGGCCAATTTCAGCAAGACATCCGTGTCTTCTGTGAATTATGGACCACAATGTGATGCTACGTACAATAATACTCTGTCATCGAGTCACAATATTTCCAACAGTGGACCAGATGAGAATTCCAGTTCTGATTTTATCTTCATGTTATATAGTTGCATCTTCATGTTATATATTTGCATCATTGGACTTGTGGGGAATGGGATTGTCATCTGCCTTCTCGGTTTCCGCATTAAAAGGAGCCCTTTCACTATTTACATCCTGAACCTGGCTGTTGCTGACTTTGGGGTCCTTCTGATCCTTAATCTGAGTGTTATTTTAATACTGACCAACACAGGAAGCGAACATGGGTTTACAGCTGTTTCATGGTTTGTCTTATTCATGTATACTGCGAGTCAACTTCTATTGACCGCCATCAGCATTGACAGGTGTGCCTCTGTCCTCTTCCCCATCTGGTATCGACGCCATCGACCACCACACGTGTCCACCAAGGTGTGTGGCCTCTTGTGGGTTCTCTCCTTCCTGACCCCCAGCAGTGGAAAAATGTTCAACCATTTTGGGGCATACTGGACATTTTATTCTACATTTATTGCAGGTTCTGCTGTTTTCTTCCCTCTGATCATTATCTCCGCCATGATTCTGTTGTTCAAAGTGTACTGTATGTCACAGCAGCCTCAGAGAGGAAGAGTTCTAACCATTGTGTTGATTACTCTCCTTTTCTACTTAATTTTTGCTTTCCCCACCAATGCTATTTACACACTCAATTACTTTGCTGACGGTAAACACGTCCATCTAGAAATATATGGCGACTTATGCGCCTGCCTCAACAGCTGTGTCAACCCGTTGATCTATTTCCTGGTTGGGAGGAAGGAGATGGGTCAACAAAGGCAGAGCCTGAAGGTTCTACTCCAAAGGGCTttccaggaggaggaagagcagacAGAGCAACAGGAACAGGGCAACACAACCCAGACATCAGTCTGA
- the LOC132574874 gene encoding mas-related G-protein coupled receptor member H-like, with protein MTDFSKTSPSPAEDGPQDADMYNNTWLSSHNTSSGSPEQNFNSVRIIYIFILCICIIGLVRNGIVVCLLGFDIKRSPFTTYILNLAVADFGVSLSFDLALILIQAHTESVLAIAIVLHFVVFMYTVSQLLLTAISIDRCVSVLFPIWYRCHRPRHFSTVVCTVIWVLSFLFSGSSVTIDLLEHFGAYWMHYSSYIAGSVVFFPLVTISTMILFFKMYCTSQQPRRGRVLTIVLITLLFYLLFAFPTNTIYTVNYFFGYKYDYLAVYGALCSCLNSCINPVIYFLVGRRKRSQGRQSPTLLLQRAFQEEEERREEHGTTDQTSL; from the coding sequence ATGACCGATTTCAGCAAGACCTCCCCATCTCCTGCAGAAGATGGACCCCAGGATGCTGATATGTACAATAACACTTGGTTGTCTAGTCATAATACTTCCAGTGGTAGCCCGGAGCAGAATTTCAATTCTGTTCGTATTATTTACATCTTCATCTTATGTATTTGCATCATTGGGCTTGTGAGGAATGGAATTGTCGTCTGCCTTCTTGGTTTCGACATTAAAAGGAGTCCTTTCACGACGTACATCCTGAACTTGGCTGTTGCTGACTTTGGGGTCTCTCTGTCCTTTGATCTGGCTTTAATTTTAATACAGGCCCACACGGAAAGTGTACTTGCGATTGCAATCGTTTTACATTTTGTCGTCTTCATGTATACTGTGAGTCAACTTTTATTGACTGCCATCAGCATCGACAGGTGTGTGTCTGTCCTCTTCCCCATCTGGTATCGATGCCACCGGCCACGACATTTCTCCACCGTTGTGTGCACCGTAATATGGGTTCTCTCCTTCCTGTTCTCTGGCAGTTCAGTAACTATAGACCTTTTGGAACATTTTGGGGCATATTGGATGCATTATTCTTCATATATTGCAGGTTCTGTTGTTTTCTTCCCTCTGGTGACTATCTCCACCATGATTCTGTTCTTCAAAATGTACTGCACATCACAGCAGCCTCGGAGAGGAAGGGTTCTAACCATCGTGTTAATTACTCTCCTTTTCTACTTACTCTTTGCTTTTCCAACCAACACAATTTACACTGTCAACTATTTCTTTGGGTATAAATACGACTATCTAGCAGTATATGGTGCCTTATGCAGCTGCCTCAACAGCTGTATCAACCCAGTGATCTATTTCCTggttgggaggaggaagaggagccaaGGAAGGCAGAGCCCGACGTTACTACTCCAGAGGGCTTTCCAGGAGGAAGAAGAGCGTAGAGAGGAACACGGCACCACGGACCAGACATCGCTATAA